One region of Primulina tabacum isolate GXHZ01 chromosome 1, ASM2559414v2, whole genome shotgun sequence genomic DNA includes:
- the LOC142504840 gene encoding auxin-induced protein 15A-like, with protein sequence MAIRQILKRSLSSEKRSNSTRRADVPKGYCAVYVGECEYKQRFVIPVSYLNHPSFQDLLCQAEEEFGYYHPMGGLTIPCSEDLFVDVTSRLSRS encoded by the coding sequence ATGGCCATTCGACAAATTCTTAAAAGATCTTTATCAAGCGAGAAAAGATCGAATTCGACACGACGAGCTGATGTTCCGAAAGGATATTGTGCTGTTTACGTGGGGGAGTGTGAATATAAGCAAAGATTTGTTATTCCCGTGTCATATCTGAACCATCCTTCATTTCAAGATTTGCTATGCCAAGCTGAAGAAGAATTCGGGTATTACCATCCAATGGGTGGACTCACAATTCCTTGCAGTGAAGATTTGTTTGTTGATGTCACATCTCGCTTGAGCAGATCATGA